CTTTCACTGGTTTTACTAACTATTGGATAAAGTAGGTGTTAAGTTGACACTCTCTTTCCAATAGCAAGATGGCTTTTAAGCAATAATAATTTTTATCTTTCATTAGAAAAATTCAATTGCTACTAGGCTAATTCTAAGATATGCTCAGCTCAATATTCATGGGCGAAGCGAACGAATATACGAGGAGTTGCCGAAGGCAATTCCGAAGTATACAAAAATTTGATAAATTTAGATTTATCGATAAGCTCAAAGCTTTTCCAGAGCAGGTAGAGAATGCTTATAATATTGAGCTCCCAAAACTGCCTGAATTTAAATTCGATAATATTGTAGTTACGGGCATGGGCGGTTCTGCAATAGGTGGAGAGCTCCTGAGCGCTTGGGCTCTGCGAGAGCTCGGTAGAATTATTTTCGTTAGTCGCGATTACGAATTACCTAATTTTGTAGATAAAAATTCTTTGGTCTTCGCTATAAGCTATTCTGGCAATACTGAGGAAACTCTGAATGCATTTTCGGAAGCGCTAGCCCGAAAGTGTAAAATTATAGCTGTTACAAGCAACGGCAGGCTTGCTAAATTGGCTCTGCAGCATGAAATTCCTTTAGTGAAAATACCAAAAGATTATCAGCCGAGACAGGCTATTGCCTACCTTTTGTTGCCAATTGCTAGAATACTTGAAAGATTTGGTATTGTTAAGTTTGGTACTGAAGATGCGGTTAGCACGTTGAGAAATTTGAGAGCCAATCTGATACCTGAAAACGAAGCTAATAATATCAGTAAAGAGCTCGCGCTAAAATTAAAAAATAAAATTCCTATAGTTTATGGTCATTCTTATCTCTACCCAGTTGCAAGGAGATGGAAAACTCAACTTAATGAAAATTCTAAAGTTATAGCTTTTGCAAGTAGTTTTCCTGAAATGTGTCATAACGAAATAGTAGGTTTAAATAAAGATAAAAACACAAATAGATTCTTCCATATAATATTAAGGAGCGCCGATGAAAATGAGCAACTCAGTAAAAAAATAGGAATTACTAAAAAATTAGTTCTCAAAAATTCTGCTGAGGTTTATGCGCAAGGCAACTCTACAATTTCTAAAATGCTCTCTTTGATTTATATAGGAGATTTTACTTCCTATTATTTAGCGCTACTGCGCAAAGTGGATCCAACTCCTGTAGAGATAATAGAAAAGCTCAAAAAGTTACTTTAAGAGTGAAGCTAGCAAATGCCCTATCAAAAGATGCATGTCCTCGCTGTGCTGCATACTAGCAATTTCTACAACCAAGCATTCTTTAGCCAGTTTTTTTAGCTCGCCGCCATCGAAGCCTGCTAAACCAATTGTATAAGCTCCTTTCTCATTTGCATATTTTATAGCTTCAAGCACGTTTTTAGATTTTCCACTACCGCTTATACCTATCACAACATCGTCTTTTTCTAAAAGGCTCTTTAGCTGCTCCTTGAATATTACGCTATAATCTTCGTCATTGCTCCACGCAGTAATTAGAGGGATATCGTCAGTAAGTGCAAGAGCCTTTAAGCCTTTGAACTTAGCGAAATCGCAAACTAGATGCGAAGCTGTGCTTGCGCTGCCGCCGTTACCGAACAAGAATACTTTTTTGTTTTTGTTTTTTGCGACTTGAATTATTTTTGCAATCTTTTCAATTTTATCTGCCTGCTTCTTTAAATTATTAACACATTTTATAGAAGTGTCTAGATGCTCCAGAATTTTGTCTCTCATTTTATCACCCGTTCAAAA
The Candidatus Thermoplasmatota archaeon genome window above contains:
- a CDS encoding bifunctional phosphoglucose/phosphomannose isomerase; translation: MLSSIFMGEANEYTRSCRRQFRSIQKFDKFRFIDKLKAFPEQVENAYNIELPKLPEFKFDNIVVTGMGGSAIGGELLSAWALRELGRIIFVSRDYELPNFVDKNSLVFAISYSGNTEETLNAFSEALARKCKIIAVTSNGRLAKLALQHEIPLVKIPKDYQPRQAIAYLLLPIARILERFGIVKFGTEDAVSTLRNLRANLIPENEANNISKELALKLKNKIPIVYGHSYLYPVARRWKTQLNENSKVIAFASSFPEMCHNEIVGLNKDKNTNRFFHIILRSADENEQLSKKIGITKKLVLKNSAEVYAQGNSTISKMLSLIYIGDFTSYYLALLRKVDPTPVEIIEKLKKLL
- a CDS encoding SIS domain-containing protein, whose product is MRDKILEHLDTSIKCVNNLKKQADKIEKIAKIIQVAKNKNKKVFLFGNGGSASTASHLVCDFAKFKGLKALALTDDIPLITAWSNDEDYSVIFKEQLKSLLEKDDVVIGISGSGKSKNVLEAIKYANEKGAYTIGLAGFDGGELKKLAKECLVVEIASMQHSEDMHLLIGHLLASLLK